From Triticum aestivum cultivar Chinese Spring chromosome 7B, IWGSC CS RefSeq v2.1, whole genome shotgun sequence:
accaaacatgaacaagcttgtgttggtgggaaggcaataaagtggtcgatgataatacaattcatcgagggcaaggatggtatttctcatcatgaattcaattgatatcctggatgaactcagaatgttgatgatcacgacacctttgtcgcgagagttcatgaagatgtaatcgatcggcgacgacatcaagcacctttgtcgcgagagttcatgaagatgtaatcaatcgacgacgacatcaagtcaaagtaatgatgaagtgaaaggttattggaaccaagggtacaacaCAAACTTGAAGTCTAGctcgttgttcaaggcgaaatgatatgacgaggaagatcgacgtaagcttagctatcgtcgcaaattggtgctccgagaataaggaccaggtagcacagttagaatcatcacgacaatgatgtagccaaacaggctaggaatggcgtgatcgggtacaaactcatacttatagaagcttactgaagagttgttgaaccgtagagcggactcggttcagttatcggtgtcttcgagtgtttaataactcagagcccgtgaaaaattggaatcagtggtaaggtagcacttgatgaagaactcataagaagttatgaagtaccatgataatctcgagataccaggggggtaatactcaacacaagatcaaagtaaaggttggactggtgtattgatccatagaagacaattgttttaacttgtccgagaaatggtatttaaaggagatcatggtcggaaccacgattgcaaaaggccagatcccagatataagatgtacttataccaagggaattattaatttaagagaagctttaatgataagacctacatcgtgtccatgggcatgaacacaaggttcaaggtcgactcccacttccataatgcataaccttccattcacttctcgttctcaaagaagttgtatgatagaaaattatctgctaaacactagaagggttgacttgtcaaaaccttccggttcatacggtttttaaggaaggtataggttcaacccaatggggcttcttagaaacatataccacaaacttcggagtaaataatacaagctcgaaagtagagcattgttcaaaagcaggtgatacaatttaccaaaggcattatatacccatgtaaAGGCTCagaaggttattcaatatgaaggacactgtcgtataataatccaaccaaggatatagcggtccataaaagatctgatgtgagtatcgatactcaaccagaggaagaagaatgcacgggcatcatattatagaacatctgaataattcgatgcttagataacaaaggaattacgatttccaaaacaaaggatcagaagttgtcgctctgatcaaggatggataagttggatagaccagagtcACAATTGACGTCCAATagtttggtcaagaaccagctcatgttcaaaaatgaggtctgagccagaaagataatttagaagggttgatagatgattgtgtgcattcgcacacatgttgaatcaataggatcaaaatgacggtgtcaaaagatactagtgaatattgctagatatatgggaagcatccataatgcaagtagacaagtatttgcagagcaataaagctgctaaggattttcggaggattgaatagtatttcaaagacttttgtgaaacatctaaacaactggggatgagcggatactcggaaagtgcgagaaattattcttaggggtattcaagtggcaaggaactgcaaggcagtaggcacaaagtattgtcggaacattagagagaatttcgaggtatcttgtaataacaagatcgattgGGTATAAAGTAAGAATgacgggtgtaagtatttatcaTTAGGGATATtgcagtggtagggaattgcaaaagcaacaggcacaaggTCTCGGGAGAATATCGGAaggtatcttcggaatccttcgaTGCACAAAgtaatcatctggactgaaggggctctccgggagaaagtattatcaaGAACCTATAGtccgagttagtaaaatcgtttaacccgaatagaagagacgtcagagtcccagagcataggtcgaggaataaaagatcctactaccatccaatggcgacgtgggcccgtaaggcacacagccaagttagtaaaagttttgcaatgactagacacaacttcggccaaggagttggaaagggggattcctacaggcagtcggctctgataccaacttgtgacgcccccgattcaatcgtacactaatcatgcacgcaaatgtgtacgatcaagatcagggactcacgggaagatatcacaacacaactctacaaataaaataagtcatacaagcatcataatacaagccaggggcctcgagggctcgaatacaagtgctcgatcatagacgagtcagcggaagcaacaatatctgagtacagacataagttaaacaagttgccataagatggctagcacaaactgggatacagatcgaaagaggcgcaggcctcctgcctgggatcctcctaactactcctggtcgtcgtcgtcagcggctgcacgtagtagtaggcacctccagtgtagtaggtcgtcgtcgacgctggcgtcctggctcctggactccagcatctggttgcgacaaccagaaagaaaggaaaggggaaaaaggggggagaaagcaaccgtgagtactcatccaaagtactcgcaagcaaggaactacactacatatgcatgggtatatgtgtaaggaggccatatcagtggactgaactgcagaatgccagaataagagggggatagctaatcctgtcgaagactacgcttctggcagcctccgtcttgcagcatgtagaagagagtagattgaagtcctccaagtagcatctccaagtagcatatccaggtagcatctccaagcgcatctccagtcgcatcgcatagcataatcctacccggcgatcctctcctcgtcgccctgtagaaaagtgatcaccgggttgtctgtggaacttggaagggtgtgttttattaagtatccggttctagttgtcataaggtcaaggtacaactccaagtcgtcctgttaccgaagatcacggctattcgaatagattaacttccctgcaggggtgcaccacataacccaacacgctcgatcccatttggccggacacactttcctgggtcatgcccggcctcgaaagatcaacacgtcgcatccccacctaggcaaaacagagaggccagcacgccggtctaaacctaagcgcacaggggtctgggcccatcgcccatagcacacctgcacgttgcgagggcggccggaagcagaactagcccccttaatacaagagcaggcttacgttccaatccggcgcgcgccgctccgtcgctgacgtctgaagtgcttcggctaataccacgacgtcgggatacccataactactcccgcgtagatggttagtgcgtataggctcgtagccgactcagatcaaataccaagatctcgttaagcgtgttaagtatccgcgaacgctgaatagggccaggcccacctgtctcctaggtggtctcaacctgccctgccgctccgccacaaagtaacagtcgggggccgtcaggaacccaggcccacctctaccgggatggagccacctgtcctttcagccccctcatcagaatcacttgcgggtactcatcgagctgacccgactttagtcaccatctgtatagtatgtatatatgtatagtatatacccgtgatcacctcccgagtgatcacggcccaatagtatagcgaggcagactgacaagaatgtagggccaatgatgataaactagcatcctatactaagcatttaggattgcaggtaaggtatcaatgactgtagcaacaatgacaggctatgcatcagaataggattaacggaaagcggtaacatgctacactactctaatgcaagcagtatagagtagaataggcgatatctggtgatcaagggggggggcttgcctggttgctctggcaagagagaggggtcgtcaactccgtagtcgaactggtcagcagcagcgtcggtctcgtagtctaccggagagaagagggggaagaaataatgaatacagagcaaacaaagcaccacaaaatatatcaaggcaatacgcggtgttcggtgtgccctaacgcggtagtaggtgataccggtgaagggggaaaacccccgggaaagtattcccggtgtttcgtgttttcgggcagaggagccggagggggaaagttgcgggtttgataggttaggggtgtgtggcggacgaacgggctacatatccgggttcgtctcgtcgttctgagcaactttcatgtacaaagtattttcatccgagttacggtttattttatattcatttttaaagatttaatcaacttataaattattattattaatttaatccgaaaatggcattactgcatcagcatgacgtcagcatgacatcatcagtcaacagaggtgttgactgggtcaagctgacatgtgggtcccgcatgtcattgactgtttcagttaattaagttaattagttaattaggttaattaatcttaattagttacttTAAAcagaattagttaagttaattatttagttaattaactaattagttaattaacttttTAGTAATTAATTacttattatatattttttattattttatttttttattttttttaattctcttctttttttttaacaaaacgttctggggctggggcccgtttgtcataggcccttgGGGCGTTAGTGGGTTCGGACGCTAGCGGGTGCTAGCGAATGCTGGGCATGGCATCGCCCGAGCGGGCGCATGCCCAGGGGGGCGCGGGTCAGCAGACCCGGCAGGTCGCCAAGGCAAGGGGGCAGTGGCCACGGCCAGGCCGGTCGCCTGAGGCGGCAGCGGCGAGGACGGGCGGTGGAGGCAGCGGCGGTGGCCGGAGACGGCGCAGCAACGGCTGCAACCCTGCGGGAGCCGCGACAGTGGCCGAGGGGTGGCTTGGCCGGAGCAACAGGGGGCAGCGTCGGGGAAGCAGGAGGTCGATGTGGTGGACGGCGCACACGCAAACAGGGGCGGCCAGGCGGAAGTGGTGGCCGAGTGCGGCCATGGCGGGCGCCGCCCGCAGCGTCAGTAGTGCGCGGTGAGCGCGGACGGGACGAGGGAACAACGGGTCAGCGCGGCGACGGGCGCGACCGAGCGGCCGAGCGCGCGCACTGGGCGGCCAGGACGCGTGGGAGGGGGCGCGGTCGAGCGCGACGACGGCGCGAGCGCAGGGAGCAGAGGGGAGTGGAGAGGGGCGAGGCCTCACAGGGGTTCGCGGGGTCCATGGCAGCGTGGGTCGAGGGGGGGGACGGGGATGACGGGCGACGTGggagcaggccggtggggaggaggaagtAGGCCGGCGGGGGAGCTCCGGGCGCCGGCGCAGTCCACCGGCGACGACGGGTGACAGCGTCGGGCACcgagcgagggagaaggggatcgggctcccgatccagatccagtgggggtgggggagagcgagtggggagtgggggggggagTGTCGGTTAGGGTTTCTCCCCTGGTGGGGGTTATGGAGGGGAGGGGTGGGCCGGttgggcctgggggttggcccagttgggccacggcccagaggggggtttctcctttttttttgttagttttagttttagttttttctgttttgtttttatttattttcttttctgttttaaatcagtttaaattatttagccattttctaaaaatgtgattGCTGTACCATAACtacccttgtaatatttggcacccaccgaacatttttgtttctactttcgaaaacttttattgtcgacattaattttaaattttaatttgacgcGGTTTGAACTAACGGACGTTTAGCATCAGTAATCGGGATGATGTGgcttgattagcgtgggattattttagcaagattatccgagcgtcacaacgtgtttcctccggccaatgagaattttacacgtggaaaatcctcattgtcggtccgggctgttagcgggttattagatccaaaaccagacccgatagcgtAACGGTGACCCgttgcggtggatgccacgtgtcggtcacccttgacgaaagaacttccatgatgcgacatttatcgtcatggaagtggaaactttcgtgatgataattttgctaatgtcatgaaacacttcgacgacagcacatgtatgactatcttgattctattataaaatcgtcatggatgtacatgcatgacagaaaacgtgacctactgcgacaaacatgtatcatcacgaaagggtatttttttgtagtgaggataTCGACCGCCCAGTGGCCGGCCGCCAAAAGTCTGCTCTTAGAGTATCTTTAACAGGCGCGCTATCTTAGCCTTGCATTGGAAAAAATCTGCTTTATTGCGCGCGCGGGACCGAAAAGGGCGCTCCAGCAAGCGCGCTAAAAATCACGTGCTGGCAAAAATGGCATCGACCACTGCTTATTTGGTGCGCCCGCTCGCGCATGCTGTAAAATCTGGGCTACTGCAAGTGGGGCTACCGGATTGGGGGCATGTCTTTGCGCTTCTAGTAAAGCAAAACACCAGCTCATCGCACTAAAATGCTATTTCAATGCTGCAAAAAAAAATAGCATGCTGAGCAACCACACGTGTGTTGGAGatactactggaatcaggatctttgccgccagccagttctttgccgtccgccagctgacggcaaatgAGCTCTTTACCATCAGCATAcagaaagctgacggcaaagaaagagcgGACGACAGAGGAggtgtttgccgtcagccagctctttgccgtgcgcctgaagcttaagaagattagaaaatatgccattgataatgaggcttggtatcattatgccgttggatcaattgttaccttagttgcgatcttcatcacatttgttgtgatgagggtaaattttctctagtgttttgatttacaaatggatacttagcttattttcctcctaaatggcataattacctaagttagataaaaaatgagctatacttagcttcttcagttcgtttatgacatacttagcatatttaggtccaaaatggcatgataatctttattacctccaaaatgatatagacttagcttattttccttgaaaatTACATAATAAcattactaagctccaaaatgacctatttacctaacttagctataaaatgacctacacttaacatttttacctagcttagtaataaaatggcatttttacctaccttagttagaagaagaagaagaagaagaagaagttttcttcttcttcttcttattcttcatcttcttctaactagtcttcttcttctaactttcttctttctcaatttgcagatttgctttagacgaggaagcttgcgttgatggagtctactcttctctttatgctttcatcttgttttgattttgtaagatgaacaatgtgaaacttgctacatatatatatatatatatatatatatatatatatatatatatatatatatatatatatatatatatatatatgtacggatgaaaccattgtatgcttgttgttggacaTGTTGGCTAGCTAGCTATATATGctgcatatggacttttgatttggtatgtatatgtgttggatgatcatatccatatggcagggatatgatttggtatacacacacacacacatatatatatatatatatattctgttacCCCTGCGTCCTATAAAGGGCCGATCTGTACTATCCGAACCGGTGATGCCCGAAGGAAAAATAACTCCAGCCAACCCACTCCCGCATCCCCTGTCTCCGGCTGGATCCCGGCGATGGCGAGCCCCCCACCTTCTCCCCCGTCTGGATCCCGGCGACGCCCCGCTCTCACCTTCTCCCCGGCTTGATTCCGGCGCCGCGCtcgcctccaccttcttcccggcgccgccccgcccccaccTTCTTCCCTGCGCCGTGCCcgcccccaccttcttcccggtgcCGCGCCCgccccccaccttcttcccggcgccGCGCCCGCCCCCCACCTTCTTCCCGACGCCGCGCCCGCCCCCACCTTCTTCCCCGCGCCACCGCCCCACCCCACCTCCCCTGCATCGCCGTCCACCGCCTCCCTCCCCGCACCGACGGCCGCCGCATCCCTCCCCCGCACCGACGGACGCCGCATCCCTTCCCCGCACCGACGGCCGTTGTATCCCTCCCCGTGCAGACGGCCGCTGCAAGCTCCTCCCGCTCATGGCCGCCGCAAGCTCCTCCCGGACGCCAACCTCCACCCCGCCTTCCCCCTCCGTTCTCCCTCACACTCGGGCGGCAGCCATCCTTCTTCCACGAGCGCGACACCTCGATCCACGGCCGGCCGACCTCCCTCGTCCCATTTGCTGACCGCCATCCATGTCGTACCATTTTTTCTGCAAGGTCTGAACTTTTTTTTCCAAAGCAAACCAATTTTCCATTGATCTCTGTCTACCTTCCCTAAGCTCTGAATTTTTTTGCCACAGAAAACCAACTTGGACTTCGTTGACGGCCTTTGCACCATTTTCAGCGCCAACAGCTCCTTCCTTTGCCATTGATACATCCATCGACATGTACTGAGTGTTCCTTTGCAAGTTCAATTACTGTCATCGCACAAGTTCAGAAGTTTGATTTTGTGAAGAAGTATGAAAATTCTCAGTGCAAATGTGGAAAACCAGAAAATTCTAATAATGGTGTACCAAAAGTTCAAGGATAGTAATCCGGGGACGTGGGAGCAACTGCTGATGGAGGCGGAGTCAAAATCTCGTGACTGTCTGCTGCAGATCTTCAGCATGGACTTCGATGAAGACACCTCTGATGTTAATGCGCTTCCGCATTTTAATAAACAAGTTACAGAATTTCAGTTCCTCGGTACTTATAAGATCTTCAGATGATGGCAGAGGATGCCCATGTGTACTGTGTACAAGCCATCCAGCCATGTATAAGGATCCAATGGAAGACTGGATTTGGTTGTTGTTAATTAGCAGCCACCTAAGCCTAGCAATTGACCATGGAGCACGTACTGGATCCCTGACACGATGCAATTAGTCATCGTGTGTCGACGACTGATTTATTTTGTTTTGTACAAGTTAAAACATCAGTGGCCATAGGGAAGGAGACCTTCCCAGATCGTGATGActgatttattttgttttgttttgctagGTGTTTTTAAGTGTCACAGACGACGTGTTGTCTCCTGGCATCTGGATTAGCTGCCGACTGCAAATAAACGGTTGGAACTTCCTGTCTATTTTGGTTGGTGAATACGTATCAACAAAATTTCTTTTCTACATGGTAGTTCAACTATTTGAAAAAACAAATTCTCTACACAATAGTTCATGTGTTGCTAGCAGATAAGTTCAAAGAACAAACCGCCACAAGTACTTAATTTCaaaatcattttattttgtttaaatTCAATCAGCTCTACTACATACGCTATTCAAGTTCAGAGCTAACGACATCATCAGTTCGGACATGAAACCAAATTTCAAATTAAAACCCCAAAAAGGTTAACTTCTATAAGTCCATGTTCCCATACCGAGGTCGTTCAAAATTTTGCTACTTGAATGCATTTTATTTTGTGCTTTCCAGTCCTTTTTAAATTCAGGTGATTTTCTGCCATGGGAAGAAATGCTGAAATATCATCATCATAACGAACTATCATCTATTTTATTTCCTAAAACACAAAACTAGCTGTGCCAGTTCAATATGTGAATTCTCATCAGTACATGGCTTCCTCCGTCGTGTGATCAATGGTCGGAGCTCACCTATGACGGAGGATGTGGAGCTTCACTACCATTCACAGCTCCAACCGTGGTCCGGATCATACTAAGGCTCTGGACCCTCCCTCATAAACTCACCTCGAGGACATCTATTTTATTTCCTGAAACACAAACTAGGTGTGCCAGTTTAGTATGTGAACTATCATCAGTTTGTGAAAAACACATATGACACCACCTTCTTGATTTGCTTAGAAAAATGAAATATCCTTCTTGATGTTTCTTTGTTGCCAAATAAAGCTATTGTTTGGTTGACACCACCTTCTTGCATCAAGTGACACCAAACATGTTTTATTGAAGGTTCACAAGAAATGATCACACACCAAAGTGACACCCTTAGTTtaaaactaattttagatcagtGCAGTTCCTATTTTTATTCAGTACTCTTCGTGCGAATGATTCCTGGTTGCTTCTCCTGTTCTGAACTTGTTGCTCAATTGCACAGGTATTGCCAGAGTACTGTCTAGTCTGAAGCCAACTACACATTCGCACATGAGTCGTTGCTCCTGAGGTGCTCTAATTAGCAATAGAAAATGACAAGGGAGTGCATCCAAAAGATAGGTGGCAAGCATGCCTGCTACGGTGTGTTGATAACTGAATTGAAGGATCTTTAGTATATGAACCACAAAAAAAAGAGGTGCATCCCGTACAAACAAAGAAGTGCATGCAGTACATCAGCTCAAGATCCAATGGTTCAATTATCTTATGGTTTGGCAAAATGCTTCTCTTGCAGGTTTTTTGTTTTGCTGTAATTTTCATTTATATCAGGATGTAACACCATCTCTGAAACAAATGCATATGTTCAGTTAAGAACTTGGCGTGGTGGGTGTACTGTTGATAATCTGAACTTGTTTCTCTCAACTACAGAAAACATGTAACCTTTGTTGTGCTGCTCTGCAGTTTCTCCAGAAAATATGGATTGTTTCGGTTTAAGTACATCTTGAATCCATGTGCCATCTTGCTATCTTTTTTGGAATCAATAAATGGCATCGACATTCCACAGAACAAATGTCAACTAGGATGCATGTGTATGTATCAAATATGGCAGGATTTGTTCCTCGCGCCGGAGTACACCAATGCAATGGTGCAGAGGTCGTACAAATTTCTTATATCTATTGCTACAAGTTCGAGTGATAAATTACTGTAAGCTCACATGTTATTGTCTAATTAGTTCAAATGATCATTGTTTTCTTCATTGAACAAAACAAAAAGAAGTACAAATATTTATTacaaaaatcatgaaaaaaattcAAGTTGCAAACAAAAGGAAGTACATACCTTCATTGCAAAAAATGTTCGAGTTTgaacaaaacaaaaagaaaacatccATCAGTTCAACTAGTGAAACCATGCAAATTCAGACCTGATGGTGTTGTTAGTTTGGACGAGAAATCAAATCTAAAATTGTAATCCCAAAATAGGTTCAGTTCTATAATCCATGTCTTGATAGGAGGCCGTTTAAAACATCCTCACTAGTATTTTGAAATGTTGGTTGCAGTACTAGTATTTACAAATTTCTTATAATTTCCACAGGTCGGAGGCCGTACACATTTCTTATTCCTATTGATATAAGTTCAAGTGATCAAATGCTATAAGCTCGCATATTATTCTCCAATTAGTTCAAGTGATCATTGTTCAAGTGATATGAACTTGTACATTGGCTCATCAAGGTGGTGTGCGTACCATACAGAAACCTGGAGCAATTTGGCAAAAAGTATTTACATCAGTTCAAACTCGAGGATATGACAAGTTCAGAGTTTTTTTTACAAAAGTTCTAAGTTGACAAATAGGGAATGTTCATTCAGATGTCTAAAAATTATTGAGCTTACATAAAGAGTGTGCATGACGGTTCGATgtttgtgcaagaaagaaaaaaaatggttTGTAAAAATGAAAACATCGATCAGTATGAATTTAAAACAACGATCAGTGTGAAATAAAAGAATTGACCGGCTCAAATTAAAAAATGGGTTTGAAGTAAAAACAATGAGCATtcgaaataaaaaaatgatcagttCAAAATAAAAGAAATGTTCAGTTTGAATTAGATCAGAGAAAATAACCATTTTACTTTCCatgaataaaaaatatatataagtTCGAACACAGTATGATAAACCGTTCAACTACAAACAAACGATTAGTACAAATAAAAGTTCTAGAAATTGCCATGTTATTTATCACATGTTTAGATTAGAGAAAATAACCATTTTACTTTCCATGAATCACCATACTTGTTGCCAACAAATTTGCCATGAATTAGAGATCACCTCTAGCAAGTTTTCTTCCGCCAACACGCATATACATACATCTAAACAAAGTGACGTCTGAGCCAAATAATACGCTGAACTAAAGTCCAGATGCCACAAGGGCAGACAGAGTGATAGTAATGCAGAATCGCTGCTAAAACTGAAGCCAAAAATACAGTACAACTTAACTGAAAACTAGACGAGAAAGCAGAGACCAGCAGCGGTGGAAAGCTATGCCTATGTGGAGCTCGCGAGT
This genomic window contains:
- the LOC123158328 gene encoding basic proline-rich protein yields the protein MAGAARSPTHSRIPCLRLDPGDGEPPTFSPVWIPATPRSHLLPGLIPAPRSPPPSSRRRPAPTFFPAPCPPPPSSRCRARPPPSSRRRARPPPSSRRRARPHLLPRATAPPHLPCIAVHRLPPRTDGRRIPPPHRRTPHPFPAPTAVVSLPVQTAAASSSRSWPPQAPPGRQPPPRLPPPFSLTLGRQPSFFHERDTSIHGRPTSLVPFADRHPCRTIFSARKPTWTSLTAFAPFSAPTAPSFAIDTSIDMY